The DNA window TCCTATCGGAGCCACGACGGCCGACCATTGGAACCCGTGCACATGGCTCTCACGCTCACCGGATCGCCAGCCAACGGTCAATTCGATTCAAGCTTCAAATAGCGCCAACAAATCCCTCTTTTGCGCCTGCTCGAATCTTATCCGAGGAATTGAAAGTTTGTTGCCAGAGCGGGCCGTAGCGCACCCCTTGCGCGCTTCCCACGATACGTGTGGGCTTGTCGCTCGGTCCCTCCCAGAATGCCGTCACCCTGACGGAGTCTCAGGGAAACGCAGCCCCGGCCGGAACGAGTACATAGAACGCCCTGACCAACGCGGAAGCCGTAGTGTCAGAGAAGTCACCCGAAGGAACGTTGGTGGCGATCGGGACACCCCAGTTCATGAGATCCGGCGACCGGTAGACATCGACGTTGCCCGATTCCGCAACAAACGCGATCGTGACATCGCCGTTTTGGGCCCGGGTGATCGACGTGACTCTGATGGCCTCCGGTGCCGCCCCCGTCGACACCGTGAGATTGTCGAAGCCAAACGTATCGCCATCCGTGGCACCGAGCACCCCGATTCTCCAGGCGTAGTTGTCGTAGCCGGACCCGACATCGGCAGAGCCCAGCGAAACCGTCTGCCAGGTTCCCGCAGCGATGGAGGAGGCAAGGACCGGGTTACTCAGAATCGTGACTGCATCGCCAAGGGCGGTCACGTTGTAGGTGGGATCGTTGGCATTCGGCCCTCCCCAGCTCAGTGCAGGCCCTGCTTGCCCGTCATCCCATCCATAGAGTTCGATCAGGAACTGAAGTGGATTCGCAGGACTGTTGTCCTCGAAGAAGACATCGATGCCGAACTCGAGAAGGCCGGTCGACTGCTTGTCATCATCGACAAAATAGAAGACCGCCCGAGGCTTCTGATTGAAAGAGAGCGCCGTGTCCTCGATGAACGCCCCGTCCCCCGACCCACCCGCTCCGCCGTCCGGGCTGTAGGTGAAACCCCGGGTCGATCCGGCCTCAATCCATTCATTGCTACCGCGGCCGGTCCCGGTTCCGTTGTAGAGCACCTCGTTGCTTAGCGGATCGAACGAGAACGCTGCAGCGCCATCACCAGTGCCTCCGACGACTCCGACTGGCAGGTTCAGGTCGCCATTCCTGAAGTTGAGCAAAGCGTTGGCCACCGGATCGACATAGTCCGTGATCAGCGTGTTGGACTCCGCGTTTCCGATGCCATCCGCGAGGGTTGTGACCGAATCGACGGGCAAGACGACCGTCACCTCTCCATCGGCTTCTGGCGTGACGAGAATCGAATAGTTGCCACTCGCACCGGTCAGGCCAGAAGCAGCCCCGTTGGTGATCGAGAAATCCGATACCTCCAAGCCGGCAACCGATTCGCTGAACGTCACATCCACCGTGTAGGGTCCGGATACGGGTGAGGCAGGCGTCGAGAGAAGGACGGTCGCCTTGCTGACGACGGTCACCTTCAGCGCAAGCGTCGCGGGGTCGATGCCCAACCCTTGGTCATGAGAGATCGTGTTGCCCAGTTCCAGATGGAATCCATGATTCGCTGCGCCGCCTTGCCAGCTCCGAACGATGTCGGTCACATCGATCGAGTAGGGAGTGCTGTTGCGGTAGGTTCCGGGCACGAATCCCCCACCGGTGTAGAGGTCGGTTCCGGTTCCGCTGGTGACCTTTCCTGCGTTCACGGGCGAGCCGACGACTGCGGGATTGTAGTCCGGATCGAGCGCTCCTCCTCCGGCGGGTGACCAATCATCCGCGACCTGTGAGACGAAGAGATCCGGATCGTTACCCGAGTTGGTGAGATCGTTGAGCGAGTAAGCGCTGAACTCGAGTTGGGCGTCGGCAATGGTCGAATTGGCAGCCAGAGCGGCGAGGTCGAACTGGAGCAGCAGCTGGGCGCGACGCGGGAAGTTTGCGGTCGTTCCGGAAGCGCTTGCCCGGACATACGTGGTGGTGTCGAAAGGGGCCACCGTGCCGCTGCTGCTTCCGGCGACATCAAACTTGTCGATGTTATTCGAACCGTCGGCCGGGAAGTCACCATTGACATCGACCGTCTGGAATTCGACGAGACCGTAGCTCACCGGAGGATCAACCGGCGGATCATAGGTGACGCTAAGACTGTTGGAGGGGTTGCTCCCGAAACCTCCAACGGTCTGCGCCGCGTCGCTTGGCAATTGAAGCGCGATGGTTCCGGGATACTCCGGAACGATGGTTACCGTATAGACCGCTGGCCCTCCCGAGAGATTCGTTGCGGTGCCGTTGGTCACCCCAAAGTCGGCCTCATCGAGTCCGACGACATCCTCGGTGAAGGTCGCCGTCACCGTGAAACTTCCCACAACCGGATCGTCCGGAGTGGACAGGGCAACGTCGGGTGCATCGGGATTGGAAACCGTGACGCTGAGTTGGTCCGCCGCGGCATTCGGGTTTCCGTCCGCATCGATTGCACAGCCTTCGGGCAGGTCGATGGTCACGACACCATTGATCGCGGGTGAAACCGTGACCGACCACGTGGTTCCGCCACCGGAGAGTCCTGAGGCGGAGCCACCCGTCACGACAAACTCGTTTGCGTTCAACTGGCTCACCGGCTCGCTGAAGGTCGCGGTTACGGCGAAAGGCCCGGGGACGCTCCCCGAGGGAGTGCTCAGAGCAGCGGTCGGCTGGGAGCTATGAACGTAGGGCGTGTCAGCGCTCGCGTCCGCGGTCCACTCGGCGTACTCCGCAAGCATCGTGTTGTAGATGTCCTGAACGGCCTGGGACTTTGAACCGATGTTGGTGGCTGTGGCGGTCGCGGTTTGCTCGATCTCTTCTCCCGGGGCGATATTGATCAGGTCGTAGAGTTCCCAACCTCCTCCGTTGTCGATGAGCTTGTATTGCTCGTTCACCCACGATCTGGCGCCGGCGTATTCGAAACCGATCGGCTTCGTGCGGGTCTGCGAGCCGCTCTCGATGAGAGGGCGCAGGGACACTCCGTCGAGGGGTTTCTGATTCGGGACGCTCAGCTCCAGATAGTCGAGGATGGTCGGGTAGTAGTCACTGGTTACCGCAGGGAAGCCCGTTGCCCTCCCTGAGCTGATCGCGGCAGGCCACTCGAGGATTCCAGGCACCCGCACTCCACCTTCGAAGAGGCTCCGCTTACGCTCGAGGCGGCGCCCCGACCGGATCGAGCGGACGGTGCTCGTCTCGTTGAACGAATCGTCATTGTCCTCGGGACCGTTGTCACTGGTGACCCAGAACATCGTGTTGTCGCGGACCCCGAGGGTCGTGAGCTCATCGCGCAGACGCCCAAGCGCGGTGTCCATGTCTTCGATAGAATCGCGCAAGGCATCGCTCGAATCGATCCCGCTCGAACCCTGGGGATCGACCATGGGCTTGTGGGGCGTGTGAAACCAGAGGACCACGAAGAAGGGTTCTCCCTCCGAGACTGAATCCTGCACGAAGGGGATCACCTGATCGACGAGAAGCTTCGAATCATCGCCGTCCACGGCGTTGTTGATTTCGCCAACGGGTACGGCCTTCCCCTCTCCCGAGCTTTCGTTCCAAGTCGTGGGCATCCGCCAATAGCGGGTTCCGTAGAAATTGGAGTCGGTGAAGCTGGTGGGCAAACTCGCGCTGTTGTTGGCGATCCGGTAGGGATGGTATGTCGGGACTTTCGACTCGGTGACGAAGCAGAAGTCGTAGCCGTGGTGCCAAGGGCCGGAGTAAACGGCAGCGTTGCCACCCCGGTTCGAATCGCTGCGGAGGGTGGTCAGCGAGCCAAGGTGCCACTTTCCGAAGTGCCCGCACCGGTATCCCGCCGCCGAGAGCACTTCCGAAAGCGGCGTTTCGTCGAAGCCGAGACGGCCGGAGTTGGCATTGGGCACCCCGACACGGATCGGACTGCGGCCGGTCAGACAACTTGCCCGTGTCGGCGAACATACGGCCGAGGCCGAGTAGAAGCGGTCGAAACGCAGGCCGTTGGCGGCCATCGCGTCCAAGGTCGGAGTGCTGATCCAGCCTTGGTCGGGGTGCGGTGTTCCGTTGGCGTAAGTGACCGTGGTGCTGTTGTAGTAGGGATCGCCCCAACCCATGTCATCGGCCATGGCCAGGATGATGTTCGGGCGAGGAGACGCGCAGGTGATGCCACCCAGCAGCAAGGAGATGCCGGCGACCGGACCGAGGGTTCTTTTCATGTTGGACGGAACTGGAGAATTCCCACTCTCCTCAAGTGTGGCGTTTGGGTTCGCCCAAGCCAACAGGGAATCTCACAGCCTCAGACCACGCAAACGTCGCTTTCTCCTGCAGGCACGCAGAAATGCACCCCGGAGTCCGGCTGCCCCGTTGAGACCGAAAACCCTTCGAGATCCGCCGCAAAACGGCTCGCAACCACCAACGAAAAAGGCACCACCCGAAAGGATGGTGCCTGATAAAGTGGCGGAGCGGACGGGACTCGAACCCGCGACCTCTGCCGTGACAGGGCAGCGTTCTAACCAACTGAACTACCGCTCCAAGGTAGTCCGCCTTGCGGCGTGCGCGGACGCTAGGAGGCACCCCGGACCGGTGCAATACCATTTTTGCAGAAATTTCGGGCGAGCCACTCCGATCATTCCACGGTGCCTCCGCGGTTGGTTTGCCTTGCCTGACGCCTCAACCGATCCACTCTGCGCGCATGTTCGTTTTCATCAGCCAAGCTCTCCACGTTTTCGCCGCCTTCGGCGTCTTTGCCGCCATCGGCGCGGTCTGCCTCGCCGGATCCGACACCCACCGCAAAGCGGCCGCGATCCTCCACGGCGTCTCCCTTCTCGTCCTGCTGCTGTTCGGTCTCCACCTGCTGTTTTCCCAGAAATTGGTCGGCACCGGCGGCTGGTGGCATGCCAAGATCGTGATCTGGCTCGTCCTCGGGGCGGCCCCCGCGATCGCCCGTCGCAAGGCTCTTCCTGGCGGCGCGCTGCTGGGCATTTGCCTCGTGCTTGGCGCCATCGCGGCCTTCCTCGGTCTCGCGAAGCCGTTCTAGTCCGCATTCCCGCCCCTTTTCCTCGCATTTCCGGTCAAGTGGGGACTCTCCGCTTGCGCGTTTCGGGGGGCGTTCCTAGACCTTCCTGCAGACGCGCCACCGTGTCCCGTCGCTCCCGCCCATGAACTCACCCGCATTCAGCTTCCCGATCGTCACGCGAGTCTGGCAATCCACGATCGGCCGCAAGTTTCTGGTCGCGCTCACCGGCCTCGTTCTCGTCCTCTTTCTCGCCGGGCACCTCGCCGGCAACCTGCTGGTCTACGTCGGACGGGAAGCCTTCAATGACTACGCGGATTTCCTGCACCACATGCTGCACGGAGCCGGCGTCTGGATCGCCCGGATCGTGCTGCTCACCTGCCTGACGGTCCACGTCGCGGCCACCGTTTCGCTGACCCGGCAGAATAAGGCGGCCCGCCAGAGCTACGAGTGCCCCGGAACCATCCAGGCATCGAAATCGTCGCTGATTATGATCTGGAGCGGCTTCACGATTCTGGCGTTCGTGATTTTCCACCTCCTCCACTTCACGGTGAGGGTCAGCTATCCGGCGGAGGCGTTCGTCGATCCCGACTACCTCCTCGCCACCGGCGAGGAACGCTTCGACGCGTGGCAGATGGTCATCACCGGTTTCAGCAACCCGCTGGTGGTGATCTTCTACGTGATCGCGATGAGCCTCCTTTGTTCCCACCTCAGCCACGGGGTGCAGGCGATGCTTCAGACCCTCGGGCTTCGCTCCAAGAAGACCGCCCCTGCTCTCAACGTGCTGAGCATCGGCTACGCCGCCCTGATCTGGATCGGATTCGTTTCCATCCCGATCGCCATCCTCGTTTTCCAATTCGGCCGCTAAACTCCCATGTCCACGATTCTCGACAGCAAAGCACCGTCCGGCCCGATCGATCAGAAGTGGTCGAAGCACAAGCAGGACTCGAAGCTGATCAACCCGGCCAACAAGCGGAAGTTCACGGTGATCGTCGTGGGCTCGGGTCTGGCCGGAGGCGCTGCCGCCGCGACCCTCTCGGAGCTCGGCTACAAGGTGAAGTGCTTCTGCTACCAGGACAGCGCCCGCCGCGCCCACTCGATCGCCGCCCAGGGCGGGATCAATGCCGCGAAGAACTACCAGAACGATGGCGACTCGGTTTACCGATTGTTCTACGACACCATCAAGGGAGGTGACTTCCGCTCGCGCGAGGCGAACGTCTACCGCCTCGCCGAGGTCTCGGGAAACATCATCGACCAATGCGTCGCCCAAGGCGTTCCCTTCGCCCGCGAATACGGTGGACTGCTCGACAACCGCTCGTTTGGTGGAGCCCAGGTGAAGCGGACGTTCTACGCCGCGGGCCAGACCGGGCAACAGCTGCTGATCGGCTGCTACCAAGCGCTCAACAAGGAGATCGCCAAAGGTGGCGTGGAAATGTTCCCGCGAACCGAAATGCTCGAACTGGTGACCGTCGATGGCCACGCCAAGGGCATTGTTGTCCGCGATCTGGTTACCGGAGAAATCTCGACCCACGCGGGCGACACCGTCGTGCTCGCCACCGGCGGCTACGGCAACGTCTTCTTCCTCTCGACCAATGCGATGGGCTGCAATGTCACCGGCGCGTGGCGCGCGGCCAAAAAGGGCGCGTTTTTCGCGAACCCGTGCTACACGCAGATCCACCCGACCTGCATCCCGGTCAGCGGCGACTACCAGTCGAAGCTCACGCTGATGTCCGAGTCGCTGCGAAATGACGGCCGCATCTGGGTGCCCAAGTCGAAGGAGACCTCCGAGAAACTCCGCAAGCGCGAGATCCGTCCGTCGGACGTCCCGGACTCGGAGCGCGACTACTACCTCGAGCGCAAGTACCCGTCCTTCGGCAACCTTTCCCCACGCGACATCTCCTCACGCTCGGCCAAGGAGGTCTGCGACGAGGGCCGCGGTGTGGCCTCGACCGGTCTCGGCGTCTACCTCGACTTCCGCGATGCGATCGAGCGCCTCGGCGAGGACACGATCCGCGCCCGCTACGGCAACCTCTTCCAGATGTATGAGAAGATCGCCGGCGAGAATCCCTACCAGACACCGATGCAGATCTATCCTGCCGTTCACTACACGATGGGTGGCCTCTGGGTGGACTACAACCTGATGTCGAATCTCCCCGGACTACACGTACTCGGAGAGGCGAACTTCTCCGATCACGGAGCCAACCGTCTCGGTGCTTCCGCACTCATGCAGGGTTTGGCCGACGGCTACTTCGTGATCCCATCGACCATCGCGGTGTATCTCGCGACGCAGACTCCCGGCGCGGTCACCACCGACCACCCGGAGTTCAAGAAGGCGGTCGAGGAAACCACGGCGCGCACCAAGACGCTGGTCGGGATCAACGGCAAGCGCTCGGTTGACTCCTTCCACCGCGAGCTCGGCCTGCTGATGTGGGACAAGTGTGGCATGGCGCGCAATCGCCAGGGACTCGACGAGGCGCTGGCGAAAATCCCGTCGATCCGCGAGGAATTCTGGGAGAACGTCCGGGTCACCGGCGCCGAAGGCGGCCTCAACATGGAATTGGAGAAAGCCGGTCGTGTCGCCGACTTCCTCGAATTTGCCGAAGTCATGTGCCTTGACGCCCGCGAGCGCGAAGAGTCCTGCGGCGGCCACTTCCGCGAGGAGCACCAGTACAGCGAGTCCGACGAGGAGGTGAAGTCCGGCTACCTTTCACCCGGTGAGGCGAAGCGCCACGACGACCAGTTCTGCCACGTCTCCGCCTGGGAGTTCAAAGGGGTCGGCGAAGCACCGACGCTCCACAAAGAGGAACTCGACTGGGAGACGGTCAAACCTTCCGTCCGGTCCTACAAGTAATCGGAAGGCAGCGCCGGATCAGGCTTCTCCGCCACCATCCGGGGCCGGGCGTCGCTTTGGCGCACCATCGCGTTCGCCGCGCTCCTGCGGCGGCTTCGGCTTGAGTTCGTCGCCCTCAAGCTTCTGATTGCCGTCTTTGTCCAGCGCTTCGAAGCGGTCTTCCTGCGCATCCTCACCCAGATTCTT is part of the Haloferula helveola genome and encodes:
- a CDS encoding sulfatase-like hydrolase/transferase, which produces MKRTLGPVAGISLLLGGITCASPRPNIILAMADDMGWGDPYYNSTTVTYANGTPHPDQGWISTPTLDAMAANGLRFDRFYSASAVCSPTRASCLTGRSPIRVGVPNANSGRLGFDETPLSEVLSAAGYRCGHFGKWHLGSLTTLRSDSNRGGNAAVYSGPWHHGYDFCFVTESKVPTYHPYRIANNSASLPTSFTDSNFYGTRYWRMPTTWNESSGEGKAVPVGEINNAVDGDDSKLLVDQVIPFVQDSVSEGEPFFVVLWFHTPHKPMVDPQGSSGIDSSDALRDSIEDMDTALGRLRDELTTLGVRDNTMFWVTSDNGPEDNDDSFNETSTVRSIRSGRRLERKRSLFEGGVRVPGILEWPAAISSGRATGFPAVTSDYYPTILDYLELSVPNQKPLDGVSLRPLIESGSQTRTKPIGFEYAGARSWVNEQYKLIDNGGGWELYDLINIAPGEEIEQTATATATNIGSKSQAVQDIYNTMLAEYAEWTADASADTPYVHSSQPTAALSTPSGSVPGPFAVTATFSEPVSQLNANEFVVTGGSASGLSGGGTTWSVTVSPAINGVVTIDLPEGCAIDADGNPNAAADQLSVTVSNPDAPDVALSTPDDPVVGSFTVTATFTEDVVGLDEADFGVTNGTATNLSGGPAVYTVTIVPEYPGTIALQLPSDAAQTVGGFGSNPSNSLSVTYDPPVDPPVSYGLVEFQTVDVNGDFPADGSNNIDKFDVAGSSSGTVAPFDTTTYVRASASGTTANFPRRAQLLLQFDLAALAANSTIADAQLEFSAYSLNDLTNSGNDPDLFVSQVADDWSPAGGGALDPDYNPAVVGSPVNAGKVTSGTGTDLYTGGGFVPGTYRNSTPYSIDVTDIVRSWQGGAANHGFHLELGNTISHDQGLGIDPATLALKVTVVSKATVLLSTPASPVSGPYTVDVTFSESVAGLEVSDFSITNGAASGLTGASGNYSILVTPEADGEVTVVLPVDSVTTLADGIGNAESNTLITDYVDPVANALLNFRNGDLNLPVGVVGGTGDGAAAFSFDPLSNEVLYNGTGTGRGSNEWIEAGSTRGFTYSPDGGAGGSGDGAFIEDTALSFNQKPRAVFYFVDDDKQSTGLLEFGIDVFFEDNSPANPLQFLIELYGWDDGQAGPALSWGGPNANDPTYNVTALGDAVTILSNPVLASSIAAGTWQTVSLGSADVGSGYDNYAWRIGVLGATDGDTFGFDNLTVSTGAAPEAIRVTSITRAQNGDVTIAFVAESGNVDVYRSPDLMNWGVPIATNVPSGDFSDTTASALVRAFYVLVPAGAAFP
- a CDS encoding succinate dehydrogenase cytochrome b subunit, whose amino-acid sequence is MNSPAFSFPIVTRVWQSTIGRKFLVALTGLVLVLFLAGHLAGNLLVYVGREAFNDYADFLHHMLHGAGVWIARIVLLTCLTVHVAATVSLTRQNKAARQSYECPGTIQASKSSLIMIWSGFTILAFVIFHLLHFTVRVSYPAEAFVDPDYLLATGEERFDAWQMVITGFSNPLVVIFYVIAMSLLCSHLSHGVQAMLQTLGLRSKKTAPALNVLSIGYAALIWIGFVSIPIAILVFQFGR
- a CDS encoding fumarate reductase/succinate dehydrogenase flavoprotein subunit is translated as MSTILDSKAPSGPIDQKWSKHKQDSKLINPANKRKFTVIVVGSGLAGGAAAATLSELGYKVKCFCYQDSARRAHSIAAQGGINAAKNYQNDGDSVYRLFYDTIKGGDFRSREANVYRLAEVSGNIIDQCVAQGVPFAREYGGLLDNRSFGGAQVKRTFYAAGQTGQQLLIGCYQALNKEIAKGGVEMFPRTEMLELVTVDGHAKGIVVRDLVTGEISTHAGDTVVLATGGYGNVFFLSTNAMGCNVTGAWRAAKKGAFFANPCYTQIHPTCIPVSGDYQSKLTLMSESLRNDGRIWVPKSKETSEKLRKREIRPSDVPDSERDYYLERKYPSFGNLSPRDISSRSAKEVCDEGRGVASTGLGVYLDFRDAIERLGEDTIRARYGNLFQMYEKIAGENPYQTPMQIYPAVHYTMGGLWVDYNLMSNLPGLHVLGEANFSDHGANRLGASALMQGLADGYFVIPSTIAVYLATQTPGAVTTDHPEFKKAVEETTARTKTLVGINGKRSVDSFHRELGLLMWDKCGMARNRQGLDEALAKIPSIREEFWENVRVTGAEGGLNMELEKAGRVADFLEFAEVMCLDAREREESCGGHFREEHQYSESDEEVKSGYLSPGEAKRHDDQFCHVSAWEFKGVGEAPTLHKEELDWETVKPSVRSYK